The Astyanax mexicanus isolate ESR-SI-001 chromosome 24, AstMex3_surface, whole genome shotgun sequence genome has a segment encoding these proteins:
- the tnfrsf9b gene encoding tumor necrosis factor receptor superfamily member 9b, whose product MWCILVVMLVLRLALGQQVESGCEDWYKEPRSSNDVCCNRCKPGNRLVNHCGADPKALCEVCENGTYITDGNQKMCQRCRVCTAPMRVKQACTFSSDTVCECDQGLRCGDDQCSYCIQECGKGEEPSDKRGCRPCPEGTFNSEIHHVCVKWSSSCSSPDQKIIAQGTAVSDIVCGPKDDPEPITPAAKPTKIQPDSIDISPWTTMGIAIICAFLILFIAMILITGIVCKNGEKLKTAPEHEKAPLGWMQTPESEQCSYCSPQEEEGSSSDLSLVSVDKPFELVV is encoded by the exons ATGTGGTGTATCCTGGTTGTGATGCTGGTGCTGCGTCTGGCACTGGGACAGCAGGTGGAATCTGGATGTGAGGACTGGTATAAAGAGCCCCGATCCTCAAACGATGTCTGCTGCAACAGATGCAAGCCAG GAAACCGGCTGGTGAATCACTGTGGTGCCGACCCCAAGGCtttgtgtgaggtgtgtgagaaCGGAACATACATCACCGACGGCAACCAGAAGATGTGCCAGAGATGCAGAGTCTGCACAG CTCCAATGAGAGTGAAGCAGGCATGCACTTTTAGCAGTGATACGGTGTGTGAGTGTGACCAGGGACTCCGCTGTGGAGATGATCAGTGCTCCTACTGCATTCAAGAGTGTGGAAAAGGGGAGGAGCCTTCAGATAAGA GAGGTTGTCGGCCTTGCCCTGAAGGAACATTCAACAGTGAGATCCATCACGTCTGTGTGAAGTGGAGCAGCAG CTGCTCATCACCAGACCAGAAGATCATAGCTCAGGGTACAGCTGTCAGTGACATCGTCTGTGGCCCAAAGGATGACCCTGAACCCATCACTCCAGCGGCTAAACCCACCAAGATCCAGCCAGACAGTATCGATATCT ctcCTTGGACTACAATGGGCATTGCCATCATTTGTGCCTTCCTCATCCTCTTTATAGCCATGATACTGATCACAGGTATTGTGTGTAAAAATGGAGAGAAGCTGAAAACTGCTCCTGAGCATGAAAAAGCTCCACTGG GTTGGATGCAGACTCCCGAGTCCGAGCAGTGCAGTTACTGCTCTCCACAGGAGGAGGAGGGCAGCAGCAGTGATTTGTCGCTGGTGTCCGTTGATAAGCCCTTTGAGCTGGTTGTTTGA
- the fam83e gene encoding uncharacterized protein fam83e, which produces MNNSQQQSLDETAVFSPLTESSPEFLHSEAERCALEHLLTSGPGAFYTKLSKEGLTHFLSPEEVNQVAGWAEDYRISEVLLDSGNLEDESESGTQGFSNQYFPVHSDTPAPSLELGWPEEARLEGVDQAVVYTSPPVEQMPHVREVVRRLLQEATMLIAIVTDRVTDNAVIGDLHCAASRGVPVYIILNRRSVQENSRRLRHPNIRVRTAGGKTFYSRDGQMVVGELKENFILVDLKTVVLGSYSLTWTDAHLHRQLITILSGPGVASFDREFRILYAESLPIPDLWKSGRPVGVPNSDANTLYQPEYLEQFNQKIALMERPSSPPPPPTDCSVDWEALGVIQWNEGLPDGLGDLPGVCEEEPKSHREEFNGQPGATESKERGSEVAEQPGSTDDQVEDKLYPSVKAELRQTNDHQTQMRVRQKPEIAPYRRLSLALETEREDWDSIIRTRERRMDINRNDEPGNFPWTPRRDYPSRMDQRMGENRISEDTPTKPATAENNHKKPLILRVPHTESFSSLSDILRRINARKTGKEQQKRTAKTTISKSMLDLSAAAPDTAQNTSVHDGFPLTPALALIKKRNDEIKSGLLRAPRTFLPPSRPRSSSFGLQREPWRAPFIRDQRADEDK; this is translated from the exons ATGAACAACTCCCAACAGCAGAGTCTAGACGAGACCGCGGTCTTCTCTCCGCTGACTGAATCCAGCCCAGAGTTCCTCCACAGCGAAGCCGAGCGATGCGCTCTGGAGCACTTGCTGACCTCTGGACCCGGAGCGTTCTACACCAAGCTCAGCAAAGAGGGACTCACGCACTTCCTCTCACCTGAGGAGGTGAACCAGGTGGCCGGCTGGGCTGAGGACTACCGCATCAGTGAGGTTCTTCTAGACAGTGGAAACCTTGAGGATGAAAGTGAGTCCGGCACTCAGGGATTCTCCAACCAGTACTTTCCAGTTCATTCGGACACTCCGGCCCCGAGCCTGGAGTTAGGATGGCCTGAGGAGGCGAGACTGGAGGGTGTGGACCAGGCGGTGGTCTACACCAGCCCTCCAGTGGAGCAGATGCCCCACGTTCGGGAGGTGGTCAGGAGGCTGCTGCAGGAAGCAACCATG ctgATTGCTATAGTGACGGACAGAGTGACAGACAATGCTGTGATTGGAGATCTGCACTGTGCTGCATCACGGGGCGTTCCTGTTTACATCATCCTGAACCGCAGATCCGTCCAGGAGAACTCCAGAAGACTCAGACACCCG AACATAAGGGTCCGCACTGCAGGGGGAAAGACGTTCTACTCTCGGGACGGGCAGATGGTGGTGGGAGAGCTGAAGGAGAACTTTATCCTGGTGGATCTGAAGACAGTGGTTCTGGGCAGCTACAG TCTCACCTGGACTGATGCTCATTTGCACCGGCAGCTCATCACCATCCTCAGTGGGCCAGGAGTCGCGTCGTTTGACCGGGAGTTCCGCATCCTTTATGCTGAATCTCTACCCATCCCAGATCTGTGGAAGTCCGGCAGACCTGTGGGGGTCCCAAACTCAGATGCAAACACTCTTTACCAACCAGAGTACCTAGAACAATTTAACCAAAAAATAGCACTTATGGAGAGACCCTCCAGCCCCCCACCACCCCCTACTGACTGCTCTGTGGACTGGGAGGCTCTGGGGGTCATCCAGTGGAACGAAGGCCTTCCAGATGGCCTGGGAGATCTGCCCGGGGTTTGTGAAGAAGAGCCAAAGTCCCACAGAGAAGAATTCAATGGGCAGCCTGGGGCTACTGAATCCAAAGAAAGAGGATCTGAGGTTGCAGAACAGCCTGGTAGCACAGATGATCAAGTAGAGGACAA GTTATACCCCAGTGTTAAAGCTGAGCTGAGACAAACAAATGACCATCAAACACAAATGAG GGTGAGGCAAAAACCAGAAATCGCCCCATACAGACGTCTGAGTCTCGCACTGGAAACAGAGCGTGAGGACTGGGACTCCATTATCAGGACTCGGGAGCGCAGGATGGACATTAACCGGAATGATGAGCCTGGAAACTTCCCATGGACACCTAGACGAGACTATCCATCGAGGATGGACCAGAGGATGGGAGAAAATAGGATTTCAGAGGACACGCCCACAAAACCGGCTACAGCAGAAAACAACCACAAG aagccGCTGATCCTGAGGGTTCCTCACACGGAGAGTTTCAGCTCTCTGAGTGACATTCTCAGAAGAATCAACGCCAGAAAGACAGGCAAAGAGCAGCAGAAGAGAACAGCCAAGACCACCATTAGTAAATCCATGCTGGATCTGAGCGCAGCAGCTCCAGACACGGCGCAAAACACCAGC GTCCATGATGGCTTCCCGCTAACTCCGGCTCTCGCTCTGATTAAAAAGCGTAATGATGAGATTAAATCTGGACTCCTGAGAGCCCCCAGGACCTTTTTGCCCCCCTCCAGACCCCGCAGCTCCAGCTTCGGGCTGCAGAGGGAGCCGTGGAGAGCCCCGTTTATTAGAGATCAGAGGGCAGATGAGGACAAGTGA
- the emp3a gene encoding epithelial membrane protein 3, which yields MAFLLMTVTVLHLITLAMLFIATMEKSWWTLDDVENVDLWHKCIHDNNTDTWLCASTTENEWLQSVQALMVLSVVLCSISFLVFLGQLFTMSKGGLFYFTGLCQVFAGLSAFAAVLIYTFQREEILQDIRDPSKGRFGYCFILAWVCVPLLLCSGVLYMHLKKSVKA from the exons ATGGCTTTCTTATTAATGACAGTGACAGTGCTGCATTTGATCACCCTGGCCATGCTGTTCATCGCCACCATGGAGAAG TCGTGGTGGACGCTAGACGATGTGGAGAACGTAGATCTCTGGCATAAGTGCATACACGACAACAACACAGATACATGGCTGTGTGCCTCTACTACAGAAAACG AATGGCTTCAGTCAGTGCAGGCCCTCATGGTCCTCTCAGTGGTCCTCTGCTCCATCTCCTTCCTGGTGTTCCTGGGTCAGCTCTTCACCATGTCTAAAGGAGGACTCTTCTACTTCACTGGTCTCTGCCAGGTCTTTGCAG gtCTGTCAGCGTTCGCTGCTGTCCTCATCTACACCTTCCAGCGGGAGGAGATCCTACAGGACATCCGGGACCCGAGCAAGGGCCGGTTCGGCTACTGCTTCATCCTGGCCTGGGTGTGTGTGCCGCTGCTCCTCTGCAGCGGGGTGCTGTACATGCACCTGAAGAAGAGTGTGAAAGCTTAA